One Littorina saxatilis isolate snail1 linkage group LG14, US_GU_Lsax_2.0, whole genome shotgun sequence genomic region harbors:
- the LOC138947732 gene encoding DAZ-associated protein 2-like isoform X4, protein MSEKKQGPGPSYPQAPPTSKGHNVPYPMQQGPSMPPQGAPPAYTPMPPQGHMGYPQQPYYPANAVPQPYHAYGQPPHGYPPQSQPGQYPTTPGMLGAYMPGAPAAYPAPPGQVVVPGLFDAGARFGGTATPNIPPPPPGYSPNVAQMAAMQGHQVTGTQQRSNFWTDGAGGGMSFW, encoded by the exons ATGTCAG aaaaaaagcAAGGCCCAGGGCCCTCATACCCCCAAGCTCCCCCCACCTCCAAGGGCCACAATGTCCCCTACCCCATGCAGCAAGGTCCCTCCATGCCACCCCAGGGTGCTCCACCTGCCTACACACCGATGCCTCCCCAAGGACACATGGGATACCCACAGCAACCGTACTATCCAG CCAACGCAGTGCCCCAGCCTTACCACGCCTACGGTCAACCACCCCACGGCTACCCCCCTCAGAGTCAGCCAGGACAATACCCCACCACTCCAGGCATGCTTGGGGCATACATGCCCGGTGCCCCTGCG GCCTACCCTGCTCCTCCAGGACAGGTGGTTGTACCTGGACTGTTTGATGCTGGTGCTCGCTTTGGTGGAACAGCTACACCCAATATTcca CCTCCCCCACCAGGGTACAGCCCCAACGTAGCTCAGATGGCAGCCATGCAGGGTCACCAAGTCACGGGAACGCAGCAAAGAAGCAACTTCTGGACAGACGGGGCCGGAGGCGGCATGTCTTTCTGGTAG
- the LOC138947732 gene encoding uncharacterized protein isoform X2: MSSVVFFFLICIPGEASKRRAVLFVSSSLNTNAGPQPYPAYGQPPHGYPPQCQPGPYPTHPGMPGAYQPGAYPPGAYPPGYPPGAPAAYPAPPGQVVVPGLFDAGARFDGTAQPNIPPTQCPSLTTPTVNHPTATPLRVSQDNTPPLQACLGHTCPVPLRPTLLLQDRWLYLDCLMLVLALVEQLHPIFHLPHQGTAPT; encoded by the exons ATGTCATCTGTCGTCTTCTTTTTTCTGATTTGTATACCTGGAGAAGCGTCAAAACGTCGTGCTGTGTTATTCGTTTCGTCATCGTTAAACA CCAACGCAGGGCCCCAGCCCTACCCCGCCTATGGTCAACCACCCCACGGCTACCCCCCTCAGTGTCAGCCTGGCCCATACCCCACCCATCCGGGCATGCCTGGGGCCTACCAGCCTGGGGCCTACCCGCCTGGGGCCTATCCGCCTGGTTACCCACCTGGTGCCCCTGCG GCCTACCCTGCTCCTCCAGGACAGGTGGTTGTACCTGGACTGTTTGATGCTGGTGCTCGCTTTGATGGAACAGCTCAACCCAATATTcca CCAACGCAGTGCCCCAGCCTTACCACGCCTACGGTCAACCACCCCACGGCTACCCCCCTCAGAGTCAGCCAGGACAATACCCCACCACTCCAGGCATGCTTGGGGCATACATGCCCGGTGCCCCTGCG GCCTACCCTGCTCCTCCAGGACAGGTGGTTGTACCTGGACTGTTTGATGCTGGTGCTCGCTTTGGTGGAACAGCTACACCCAATATTcca CCTCCCCCACCAGGGTACAGCCCCAACGTAG
- the LOC138947732 gene encoding DAZ-associated protein 2-like isoform X3: MSEKKQGPGPSYPQAPPTSKGHNVPYPMQQGPSMPPQGAPPAYTPMPPQGHMGYPQQPYYPANAGPQPYPAYGQPPHGYPPQCQPGPYPTHPGMPGAYQPGAYPPGAYPPGYPPGAPAAYPAPPGQVVVPGLFDAGARFDGTAQPNIPPPPPGYAPNAAQMATMQGHQVTGTQQRSNFFTTGAGGTVGFGNPFK, from the exons ATGTCAG aaaaaaagcAAGGCCCAGGGCCCTCATACCCCCAAGCTCCCCCCACCTCCAAGGGCCACAATGTCCCCTACCCCATGCAGCAAGGTCCCTCCATGCCACCCCAGGGTGCTCCACCTGCCTACACACCGATGCCTCCCCAAGGACACATGGGATACCCACAGCAACCGTACTATCCAG CCAACGCAGGGCCCCAGCCCTACCCCGCCTATGGTCAACCACCCCACGGCTACCCCCCTCAGTGTCAGCCTGGCCCATACCCCACCCATCCGGGCATGCCTGGGGCCTACCAGCCTGGGGCCTACCCGCCTGGGGCCTATCCGCCTGGTTACCCACCTGGTGCCCCTGCG GCCTACCCTGCTCCTCCAGGACAGGTGGTTGTACCTGGACTGTTTGATGCTGGTGCTCGCTTTGATGGAACAGCTCAACCCAATATTcca CCTCCCCCACCAGGGTACGCCCCCAACGCAGCCCAGATGGCAACCATGCAGGGTCACCAAGTCACGGGAACGCAGCAAAGAAGCAACTTTTTCACAACCGGGGCTGGAGGGACCGTGGGTTTTGGTAATCCATTTAAATGA
- the LOC138947732 gene encoding calcium-binding protein P-like isoform X1, protein MSEKKQGPGPSYPQAPPTSKGHNVPYPMQQGPSMPPQGAPPAYTPMPPQGHMGYPQQPYYPANAGPQPYPAYGQPPHGYPPQCQPGPYPTHPGMPGAYQPGAYPPGAYPPGYPPGAPAAYPAPPGQVVVPGLFDAGARFDGTAQPNIPPTQCPSLTTPTVNHPTATPLRVSQDNTPPLQACLGHTCPVPLRPTLLLQDRWLYLDCLMLVLALVEQLHPIFHLPHQGTAPT, encoded by the exons ATGTCAG aaaaaaagcAAGGCCCAGGGCCCTCATACCCCCAAGCTCCCCCCACCTCCAAGGGCCACAATGTCCCCTACCCCATGCAGCAAGGTCCCTCCATGCCACCCCAGGGTGCTCCACCTGCCTACACACCGATGCCTCCCCAAGGACACATGGGATACCCACAGCAACCGTACTATCCAG CCAACGCAGGGCCCCAGCCCTACCCCGCCTATGGTCAACCACCCCACGGCTACCCCCCTCAGTGTCAGCCTGGCCCATACCCCACCCATCCGGGCATGCCTGGGGCCTACCAGCCTGGGGCCTACCCGCCTGGGGCCTATCCGCCTGGTTACCCACCTGGTGCCCCTGCG GCCTACCCTGCTCCTCCAGGACAGGTGGTTGTACCTGGACTGTTTGATGCTGGTGCTCGCTTTGATGGAACAGCTCAACCCAATATTcca CCAACGCAGTGCCCCAGCCTTACCACGCCTACGGTCAACCACCCCACGGCTACCCCCCTCAGAGTCAGCCAGGACAATACCCCACCACTCCAGGCATGCTTGGGGCATACATGCCCGGTGCCCCTGCG GCCTACCCTGCTCCTCCAGGACAGGTGGTTGTACCTGGACTGTTTGATGCTGGTGCTCGCTTTGGTGGAACAGCTACACCCAATATTcca CCTCCCCCACCAGGGTACAGCCCCAACGTAG